The Centroberyx gerrardi isolate f3 chromosome 24, fCenGer3.hap1.cur.20231027, whole genome shotgun sequence genome includes a region encoding these proteins:
- the zcrb1 gene encoding zinc finger CCHC-type and RNA-binding motif-containing protein 1 isoform X1, producing the protein MSGGLAPSKSTVYVSNLPFSLTNNDLHKLFTKYGKVVKVTIVKDKDTRRSKGVAFVLFLDKESALNCARALNNKQLFGRTVKASIAIDNGRATEFIRRRNYTDKSKCYECGDEGHLSYACPKNMLGEREPPKKKEKKKKKKLQQAEQVEDEEEEEDSEEEGEDPALDSLSQAIAFQQARMEEEEEHRRKRVTVAQEDSAEASTSDDSKKPRIKKSAYFSDEEELSD; encoded by the exons ATGAGTGGGGGTTTGGCACCGAGCAAAAGCACTGTATATGTGTCCAACCTACCTTTCTCTCTGACCAACAATGACCTGCACAAG CTCTTCACCAAATATGGAAAAGTTGTAAA AGTTACGATTGTAAAGGATAAAGACACTCGCAGGAGTAAAGGAGTGGCATTTGTTCTCTTCCTGGACAAAGAATCAGCTCTTAACTGTGCAAGAGCACTGAACAACAAGCAG TTGTTTGGCAGAACAGTGAAAGCGAGCATCGCCATCGACAATGGCCGAGCGACTGAGTTTATAAGGAGACGGAACTACACAGACAAGTCCAAATGTTATGAATGTGGG GATGAAGGACACCTGAGCTATGCGTGCCCCAAAAACatgctgggagagagggaacctccaaagaagaaagaaaagaaaaagaagaaaaagcttcAACAAGCTGAGCAGGT tgaagatgaagaagaagaggaagacagcgaggaagagggagaggatccGGCCCTTGATAGTCTAAGCCAAGCCATAGCTTTTCAG CAAGCCCgtatggaggaggaagaggagcatcGGAGGAAGCGGGTGACCGTGGCTCAAGAGGACAGCGCAGAGGCTTCGACATCTGACGACTCCAAGAAACCAAGGATCAAAAAGAGCGCTTACTTCAGTGACGAGGAGGAGCTCAGTGACTAA
- the LOC139911460 gene encoding YY1-associated factor 2-like, whose translation MGDKRSPTRPKRQPKPSSDEGYWDCSVCTYKNTAEAFKCMMCDVRKGTSTRKPRPVSQLVSQQQVTQQFASPTQPKKEKKERVEREKSDREPALKKNSHKKMRPRLKNIDRSSAQHLEVTVGDLTVIITDFKEKAKPSSTSATSSSAASTADHHSQNGSSSENTEKGLSRSSSPRGEGTSVNGESH comes from the exons ATGGGCGACAAGAGGAGTCCTACAAG gccGAAGCGTCAACCGAAGCCCTCCTCCGACGAGGGGTATTGGGACTGCAGCGTGTGCACGTACAAGAACACGGCGGAGGCTTTTAAGTGCATGATGTGCGATGTCAGGAAAGGGACATCAACAAG GAAGCCTCGTCCTGTCTCCCAACTGGTCTCCCAGCAGCAGGTAACACAGCAGTTTGCGTCACCCACGCAGCccaagaaggagaagaaggagagagtcGAGAGGGAGAAGAGCGACAGAGAGCCGGCGCTCAAGAAGAACAGTCACAAGAAGATGAG GCCGAGGTTAAAAAACATCGACCGCAGCAGCGCGCAGCACCTGGAGGTGACGGTGGGCGACCTGACGGTCATCATAACGGACTTTAAGGAGAAGGCCAAGCCCTCGTCCACCTCGGCCACGTCCTCCAGCGCCGCGTCGACGGCCGACCACCACAGCCAGAACGGCTCCAGctcagaaaacacagagaagGGGCTTTCCCGCTCCTCCTCGCCCCGGGGGGAGGGAACCTCTGTGAATGGAGAGTCCCACTGA